From Micrococcus porci, one genomic window encodes:
- the sdhA gene encoding succinate dehydrogenase flavoprotein subunit has product MQVHKYDVVIVGAGGAGMRAAIESGQRARTAVLTKIYPTRSHTGAAQGGMCAALANVEEDNWEWHTFDTVKGGDYLVDQDAAEIMAKEAIDAVLDLEKMGLPFNRTPEGKIDQRRFGGHTRDHGKAPVRRACYAADRTGHMILQTLYQNCVKHDVEFYNEFYVLDLLLVDEDATREDGTPYTQKRVAGVVSYELATGEIHVFQAKAVIFATGGAGKVYKTTSNAHTLTGDGMAIAYRAGLPLEDMEFVQFHPTGLAGLGILLSEAARGEGGILRNAEGERFMERYAPTIKDLAPRDIVARSMAEEVRQGRGAGPNKDYVLLDLTHLEPSHIDEKLPDITEFARTYLGVEPYTEPVPVFPTCHYFMGGMPTNVKAEVLQDNDTVVPGLYAAGEVACVSVHGSNRLGTNSLLDINVFGRRAGIHAAEYAAQADWVELPEGGELPTVQHIENLRSATGSERVADIRAELQESMDADMQVFRDEDSIRRALAKIEELRHRYENVSVQDKGHRFNLDLLEGMELGYLLDIAEAMTLAALGRKESRGGHYREDYPNRDDANFMAHTMIYRDETAEMEGVKGIRFETKPVVVTRYQPMERKY; this is encoded by the coding sequence ATGCAGGTTCACAAGTACGACGTGGTGATCGTCGGCGCCGGCGGCGCGGGCATGCGCGCCGCCATCGAGTCGGGCCAGCGCGCCCGCACCGCGGTCCTCACCAAGATCTACCCGACCCGCTCCCACACCGGCGCGGCCCAGGGCGGCATGTGCGCCGCCCTCGCCAACGTCGAGGAGGACAACTGGGAGTGGCACACCTTCGACACCGTGAAGGGCGGCGACTACCTGGTGGACCAGGACGCCGCCGAGATCATGGCCAAGGAGGCCATCGACGCGGTCCTCGACCTCGAGAAGATGGGCCTGCCGTTCAACCGCACGCCCGAGGGCAAGATCGACCAGCGCCGCTTCGGCGGCCACACCCGTGACCACGGCAAGGCCCCCGTGCGCCGCGCGTGCTACGCCGCGGACCGCACCGGCCACATGATCCTCCAGACCCTCTACCAGAACTGCGTCAAGCACGACGTCGAGTTCTACAACGAGTTCTACGTGCTGGACCTGCTGCTGGTGGACGAGGACGCCACCCGCGAGGACGGGACCCCCTACACGCAGAAGCGCGTGGCCGGCGTCGTCTCCTACGAGCTCGCCACCGGCGAGATCCACGTGTTCCAGGCCAAGGCCGTCATCTTCGCCACCGGCGGCGCGGGCAAGGTCTACAAGACCACCTCCAACGCCCACACCCTCACCGGCGACGGCATGGCGATCGCCTACCGCGCCGGCCTCCCGCTGGAGGACATGGAGTTCGTGCAGTTCCACCCGACCGGCCTGGCCGGCCTGGGCATCCTGCTCTCCGAGGCGGCCCGCGGCGAGGGCGGCATCCTCCGCAACGCCGAGGGCGAGCGCTTCATGGAGCGCTACGCGCCCACCATCAAGGACCTGGCCCCGCGCGACATCGTGGCCCGCTCCATGGCCGAGGAGGTCCGCCAGGGCCGCGGCGCCGGTCCGAACAAGGACTACGTGCTGCTCGACCTGACGCACCTGGAGCCCTCGCACATCGACGAGAAGCTCCCGGACATCACCGAGTTCGCCCGCACCTACCTGGGCGTCGAGCCCTACACGGAGCCGGTGCCGGTGTTCCCGACGTGCCACTACTTCATGGGCGGCATGCCGACCAACGTCAAGGCCGAGGTCCTCCAGGACAACGACACCGTCGTCCCGGGCCTCTACGCCGCCGGCGAGGTCGCCTGCGTGTCCGTGCACGGCTCCAACCGCCTGGGCACCAACTCGCTGCTGGACATCAACGTGTTCGGCCGCCGCGCCGGCATCCACGCCGCCGAGTACGCCGCGCAGGCGGACTGGGTGGAGCTGCCCGAGGGCGGCGAGCTGCCGACCGTCCAGCACATCGAGAACCTGCGCTCCGCCACCGGCTCCGAGCGCGTCGCGGACATCCGCGCCGAGCTGCAGGAGTCCATGGACGCCGACATGCAGGTGTTCCGCGACGAGGACTCGATCCGCCGCGCGCTGGCGAAGATCGAGGAGCTGCGCCACCGCTACGAGAACGTGTCCGTGCAGGACAAGGGCCACCGCTTCAACCTCGACCTGCTCGAGGGCATGGAGCTCGGCTACCTCCTGGACATCGCCGAGGCGATGACCCTGGCGGCCCTGGGCCGCAAGGAGTCCCGCGGCGGCCACTACCGCGAGGACTACCCGAACCGCGACGACGCCAACTTCATGGCCCACACCATGATCTACCGCGACGAGACCGCGGAGATGGAGGGCGTGAAGGGCATCCGCTTCGAGACGAAGCCCGTCGTCGTCACCCGTTACCAGCCGATGGAGCGTAAGTACTGA